The following proteins are encoded in a genomic region of Paenibacillus sp. FSL R7-0273:
- the pheS gene encoding phenylalanine--tRNA ligase subunit alpha, with translation MKEKLEALKVEALAKLQEVTDPQALNDLRVKYLGKKGELTEVLRGMGGLSAEERPVIGQVANLVRSAIEEIITAKQEAFQQQETLNRLQAEKVDVTLPGRTLPQGGIHPLNRVVQEIEDIFIGMGYKVSEGPEVETDYYNFEALNLPKNHPARDMQDSFYLTEDLLMRTQTSPVQVRTMQAMKGETPVKIICPGKVYRRDDDDATHSFQFHQIEGLVIGSKIRMSDLKGTLNQFVKEMFGPATGIRLRPSFFPFTEPSVEVDVSCFKCGGNGCRLCKQSGWLEILGAGMVHPNVLRMGGYDPEKYSGFAFGMGVERIAMLKYGIDDIRYFYTNDMGFVKQFKGI, from the coding sequence ATGAAAGAAAAGCTGGAAGCATTGAAGGTCGAGGCCTTGGCTAAGCTGCAGGAGGTTACTGATCCGCAGGCGCTGAATGATCTGCGCGTCAAATATCTGGGCAAAAAGGGTGAGCTGACTGAGGTTCTGCGCGGTATGGGCGGACTTAGCGCCGAGGAGCGTCCGGTGATCGGCCAGGTGGCGAATCTGGTGCGCAGCGCGATTGAAGAGATTATTACAGCCAAGCAGGAGGCCTTCCAGCAGCAGGAGACACTTAACCGGCTCCAGGCTGAAAAGGTAGATGTTACCCTGCCGGGCCGTACTTTGCCACAGGGCGGGATTCATCCGCTGAATCGTGTGGTTCAGGAGATTGAGGACATTTTCATCGGTATGGGCTACAAGGTATCTGAAGGCCCTGAGGTGGAGACAGACTACTACAACTTCGAAGCGCTTAATCTGCCGAAGAACCACCCGGCGCGCGACATGCAGGATTCCTTCTATTTAACAGAGGATCTGCTCATGCGCACCCAGACTTCACCTGTTCAGGTCCGTACCATGCAGGCCATGAAGGGCGAAACGCCTGTCAAAATCATCTGTCCCGGCAAGGTATACCGCCGCGATGATGATGACGCGACCCACTCCTTCCAGTTCCATCAGATCGAGGGGCTCGTCATCGGCAGCAAAATCCGCATGAGCGACCTCAAGGGAACGCTCAACCAGTTCGTGAAGGAAATGTTCGGTCCGGCTACAGGCATCCGCCTGCGTCCAAGCTTCTTCCCGTTCACCGAGCCGAGCGTTGAGGTCGATGTCAGCTGCTTCAAATGCGGCGGCAACGGCTGCCGTCTGTGCAAGCAGAGCGGCTGGCTGGAGATCCTTGGTGCGGGTATGGTGCATCCGAACGTGCTTAGAATGGGCGGCTATGACCCTGAGAAATACAGCGGCTTCGCTTTCGGTATGGGTGTGGAGCGGATCGCAATGCTGAAATACGGCATCGACGACATCCGCTACTTCTACACTAACGATATGGGCTTTGTGAAGCAGTTCAAGGGGATTTAG
- the pheT gene encoding phenylalanine--tRNA ligase subunit beta: protein MKVSTGWLTDYISLEGVTAVELADKITTAGIEIDGVERRNKGLSGIVTGYVKSKEKHPDADKLNVCIVDAGQGEDLQIVCGAKNVAAGQKVPVALVGAKLPGLDIKKAKLRGVLSQGMICSAKELGLNDKLLPKEQQEGILVLPENTEVGQDILKVLGLNDEILEFDLTPNRSDCLSMIGAAYEVSAILGRDLKLPDPAAELVEAGGKASDSISVQIENEEFCSHYAVRYISGVKPAPSPLWIQNRLMAAGVRPINNIVDITNYVMLEYGQPLHAFDGDKVEGGVLGVRFAREGEVLTTLDGQERKLEPQMLVIADGAKAVALAGVMGGLDTEVTGDTVNIVLESARFEGGTVRKTSRQLGLRSEASLRFEKQVDPKAVIPALNRAATLIARYAGGAVHEGIVEAGSDAAPEKILTLSLEKLNNYLGTELSLLEVKTLFGRLSFKCGDAAQGLIEVRVPTRRGDISYDVDLIEEVARLYGYDNIPTTLIEGVTTPGALTARQSVRRELRRMLALGGYQEVMGYSFIQPEQSKLFPAFSAGEQAVKLAMPMSEERSVLRTSLLPQLLDIALYNTNRRQSDLALFEIGNVFFTDEEQLTRQPRELPVLGLLLSGTRTAKQWNLAAEPVDFFDLKGALESVFAYLGLTGRIVYEGNAPQDYHPGRSASIYLQEGEQRTLVGTAGQLHPELQHKLDLEDTYVAELLLQPLYDNARTNLQYSELQRFPGMERDIAVVVDDAVPAGHLLDVIRNNGGTLLQSVQVFDVYTGGKMESGKKSVAISLLYRHTEHTLTDEEVTEVHEGVVAALQQTFGAELRK from the coding sequence ATGAAAGTATCAACCGGATGGCTGACCGATTATATATCGTTAGAGGGAGTAACCGCTGTAGAGCTGGCGGACAAAATCACGACCGCAGGCATCGAGATCGACGGCGTCGAGCGCCGCAACAAAGGACTGTCCGGCATCGTAACCGGATATGTGAAATCCAAGGAAAAGCACCCGGATGCCGACAAGCTGAACGTGTGTATCGTTGACGCCGGTCAGGGCGAGGACCTGCAGATCGTCTGCGGAGCAAAAAACGTGGCAGCCGGCCAGAAGGTTCCCGTTGCCCTCGTTGGCGCTAAGCTGCCTGGCCTGGATATTAAGAAAGCCAAGCTGCGCGGCGTGCTGTCGCAAGGCATGATCTGCTCGGCCAAAGAGCTTGGCCTGAACGACAAGCTGCTGCCGAAAGAGCAGCAGGAAGGCATTCTGGTTCTTCCGGAGAACACGGAAGTTGGCCAGGACATTCTCAAGGTGCTCGGCCTGAACGACGAGATCCTAGAATTCGACCTGACTCCGAACCGTTCCGACTGCCTCAGCATGATCGGTGCAGCGTATGAAGTGAGTGCAATCCTCGGCCGCGACCTGAAACTGCCTGACCCGGCAGCTGAGCTGGTTGAAGCCGGAGGCAAAGCTTCCGACTCCATTTCCGTGCAGATTGAGAACGAGGAATTCTGCAGCCACTATGCAGTGCGTTATATTTCCGGAGTGAAGCCTGCCCCTTCGCCGCTATGGATTCAGAACCGCCTGATGGCCGCAGGGGTGCGTCCGATCAACAACATCGTGGATATTACGAACTACGTTATGCTGGAATACGGACAGCCGCTGCATGCCTTTGACGGAGATAAAGTGGAGGGCGGCGTTCTGGGTGTGCGTTTTGCCCGTGAAGGTGAAGTGCTGACTACACTGGACGGACAGGAGCGCAAGCTCGAGCCGCAAATGCTTGTTATTGCCGATGGAGCCAAGGCAGTAGCCCTGGCCGGTGTGATGGGCGGACTGGACACCGAAGTAACAGGAGATACCGTAAATATCGTGCTGGAATCGGCCAGATTCGAAGGCGGTACTGTGCGCAAGACCTCGCGCCAGCTCGGTCTGCGCTCGGAGGCCTCCCTGCGCTTCGAGAAGCAGGTTGATCCGAAGGCTGTCATTCCGGCACTGAACCGTGCCGCAACGCTGATCGCCCGCTATGCAGGCGGTGCAGTGCATGAAGGCATTGTGGAGGCAGGCAGCGATGCTGCGCCTGAGAAGATTCTGACACTCTCGCTGGAGAAGCTGAACAACTACCTGGGTACAGAGCTTTCCCTGCTGGAAGTGAAGACACTGTTCGGACGGCTAAGCTTCAAGTGCGGCGATGCAGCCCAGGGGCTGATTGAAGTCCGTGTGCCGACCCGCCGCGGCGACATCAGCTACGATGTGGACCTGATTGAGGAAGTGGCCCGTCTGTACGGCTACGATAACATTCCGACAACCCTGATTGAAGGCGTTACGACCCCGGGGGCACTGACGGCCCGGCAATCCGTACGCCGTGAGCTGCGCCGTATGCTTGCCCTGGGCGGCTATCAGGAAGTGATGGGCTACTCCTTCATCCAGCCGGAGCAGAGCAAGCTGTTCCCTGCGTTCTCTGCAGGCGAGCAGGCTGTGAAGCTGGCAATGCCGATGAGCGAGGAGCGCAGTGTGCTGCGTACCAGCCTGCTGCCGCAGCTGCTGGATATTGCCCTCTATAATACGAACCGCCGGCAGAGTGATCTGGCGCTGTTCGAGATCGGCAATGTATTCTTCACTGATGAGGAGCAGCTTACCCGCCAGCCGCGCGAGCTGCCGGTGCTGGGGCTGCTGCTTAGCGGAACCCGCACGGCCAAGCAGTGGAATCTGGCTGCTGAGCCTGTTGACTTCTTCGATCTTAAGGGCGCGCTGGAAAGTGTGTTTGCTTACCTGGGTCTGACCGGACGGATTGTGTATGAAGGCAATGCGCCGCAGGATTATCATCCGGGCCGCTCTGCTTCCATTTATCTGCAGGAAGGGGAGCAGCGGACTCTGGTCGGCACGGCAGGCCAGCTTCATCCGGAGTTGCAGCATAAGCTTGATCTGGAGGATACCTATGTGGCTGAGCTGCTGCTGCAGCCGCTGTATGACAATGCCCGGACTAATCTGCAGTACAGTGAGCTGCAGCGCTTCCCGGGTATGGAGCGGGATATTGCCGTAGTTGTTGATGATGCGGTCCCGGCAGGTCATCTGCTGGACGTCATCCGTAACAATGGAGGCACACTGCTGCAGAGTGTACAGGTATTCGACGTTTACACAGGGGGCAAGATGGAGAGCGGCAAGAAGAGCGTAGCGATTTCGCTGCTGTACCGTCATACCGAGCATACCTTGACGGACGAAGAGGTAACAGAAGTGCATGAAGGGGTCGTTGCTGCGCTTCAGCAAACTTTTGGTGCAGAATTAAGAAAGTAG